The following is a genomic window from Terriglobales bacterium.
CAGGACGTCGCTTCCGACGCCAAGATCGCCCTGCTGGGCCAGACCGTGGTCGACAATCTGTTCCACGGCGCCGATCCGATCGGACAGGTGATCCGGATTAAGCAGGTGCCCATCACGGTGGTCGGAACTCTGGTGCCAAAAGGCCAATCGCCCACCGGCCAGGATCAAGACGACGTGATTCTCTTGCCCATCACCACGCAGCAGAAGAAGGTCTCGGGAGTGAATCAGGCGCGAGCGAACTCGGTCGGAGCCATGATGGTTCAGGCGGTCTCGCCGCAGGCGATCTCACCGGCCGAGGCCGAAATGCGATCCGTGTTGCGCCAGCGGCATCATTTGCAGGGCGATCAGGACGACGATTTCACCATTCGCAACCTGGAGGAAGTGTTCAAGGCGCAAGAGACATCCTCGCGCGTGATGTCGATTCTGCTGGCGGCGATAGCATCGGTCTCGCTGATTGTGGGCGGCATCGGCATCATGAACATCATGCTGGTTTCGGTGACCGAGCGGACGCGCGAGATCGGCATCCGCATGGCCATCGGCGCCACCGAGAGCGACGTCCAGAGCCAATTCCTGATCGAGGCCGTCGTGCTCAGCCTGATCGGCGGGGCCATCGGCATCCTGTTCGGCGTGGGATCGTCGTTCCTGATTACCCAATTGCTCAGCTGGACGGTGCTGATTTCGCCGATCTCGATCGTGGTCGCGGTCATCTTCTCCAGCGCGGTCGGCGTCTTCTTCGGCTTCTACCCGGCGCGCAAAGCCGCGCGGCTGGATCCCATTGAAGCGCTGCGGTACGAATAGAACTCTTCACAGTGCAGCGACGGGGCCTCCGCCGGCCGGCACGGCAGTGTAGCGACGGGCGCCCCCGCCCGTCGGCACGGTACCACTGCGCGTCAGGTACACTCCCTCCGCGCTTCAGGTACACTCCCTCCGCAGTCATGCCAGCGTTCGCAGATACAACTATCGACGCCGACTGCCTCACGTTCAACGCGACGGTCGTCCGTTGTTCGTTACGTTCTCGACGCGCCGTTTCGAGATTCTTCCACCAACTGCACGTGACATTGTTCTCGAATGTTGTTTGCGTGAAGCGGAAACGCGAATTGATCTGATCGTGGTAGTCGTTATGCCCGAGCATGTCCACATGCTGCTTACGCCGAGGATGGACCAAACCGGCGCGCCCTACTCGATTCCTGAGATCATGCAAAGCATCAAGGGAGTGTCAGCGCACCGAATCAACAAACTCCTCAGGCGGCAAGGGCCCGTCTGGCAGCAAGAGTCGTTCGATCATGTTCCTCGGCGCGCGCAGAGCGTGAACGTGCGGGTTGAATACGTTCGACAGAACCCGGTGCGCCGGGGACTGGCGAACAAACCCGAGGAGTATCGCTGGCTGTGGGTGAAGCCAGGGCTGCGTTAGGCGTTCTCCCGAGCGTCCGTGGCGGCGTGCCGACGGGCGGGGGCGCCCGTCGCTACACCGTGGAAAGCTGTGGGCTGGAAATCGACTACGCAGCGCGGACGGTACCTGAAGTGCGGTGGCGGCGTGCCGACGGGCGAGGGCGCCCGTCGCTACACGAAGCTTGGCTGGAAATCGACTACGCAGCCCGGAGCGTACCTGGAGTGTGGTGGCGGCGTGCCGACGGGCGAGGGCGCCCGTCGCTACACCGTGCAGATCTATTTTGGTCTGTTATCGTCTGTCGTATTCTGGCGCACCACCACCCAGCTACGCGCTTTCCCTTATCCCTGCAAGTTACTCATTCCTAGTCCGTTCTGGATGTAAGTTCCTGGATTGACAGGCGGCAGCGCTGGCAACATACTGTCACTCCCATTCAGCTCTGAACAGGTAACCCATGCGTATTGGCAGTGCTGGTGTGCGCGTCGCTTTAACCTGCCTCCTCCTCACCTCTTCCCTGTTGGCCGCCAACCCGAGGGCGCAGCGTGACCAAGACGAAGAGGCGGGCCGCGACGATCCGGAAGCGCGCGCCGCGTGGTTTCTCCGCGGACGCACCGTGATGGGCGAGTCCGCCGCCGCGCTGCGGCAGCGCGCCTACCAGCAGAAGCTGGCGCTGCGCGAGTTGCGCCGCCGCCAGCTCCAGCAGCAGGCCGCGGCGAAGTCGTTCGGCGATCCCGCCGGCGCACAGCAGAATCCCGATGCGCAGGTTGGCGCCGCCCAGGCAGGCGGCACCGGGCCCAACTGGACGCAGCTCGGACCGCGTCCGCTGATCTCCGATCCGACGTTCGCTGTTCAGGACTACGGCAACGTGGCCGGCCGCGTGACCTCGGTGGTGGTGGACCAGAGCGACACGACCGGCAACACCATCTATGTGGGTGCGGCGAATGGCGGCGTGTGGAAGTCAACCAACGCGGCCAGCGCCAACCCTGCCAACGTGACCTTCACGCCGCTGATTGAAGACCAGGCCACGCTGGCCGTCGGCTCGATCGCCATCAAGCCCGACAACAACCAGGTGATCCTGGTGGGCACGGGCGAGACCAACAACTCCGGCGACTCCTACTACGGGCTCGGCATCCTGCGCTCCACCGATGGCGGCGCTACGTGGAGCCTGATCACTTCAGGCGACGGCGGCACGCATCCGTTCCGCGGCATGGGCGTCGGCCGCATCGCCTTCAGCACCGACAACCCCAACCTGGTCGTCGCCTCCATGTCCAGCGCCGCGACGGCATTTGGCGCGGTTGCGGGCGCGGGCGCCAGCGCCGAAATTCCCGGGCAAGCCCTTCGCGGGCTGTATTTCTCCAACAATGCCGGCGCAACCTGGTCGCTGGCGACTGCCAACGACGTGGCCGGCACAGCGTCAACGTCGTCGGTGGTTTACAACCCGCAGGAACATCTCTTCTATGCTTTCATCCGGTTCCACGGGCTGTATTCCTCGGCGAACGGCTCGACCTGGACGCGCCTGGCGAATCAGCCGGCGCCCGCGGGTAGCGGCTTGAACGGCGCCGGCGTTTGCCCGGCCGGCGTGGGACCGACGACCTGCCCGATCCGACGCGGCGAAATCGCGGTGCGCCCCGGCGCCCAGCGCGAGATGTATGTGTGGTACGTAGACCTTAACGCTACTGACCAGGGTATCTGGCGCACAACCGACGGCGGCGCCACCTGGACGCAGCTCTCGGAATCCGGCCTTACCAGCTGCATCGACTCACAGGGCTGCGGCACCTCGCAGGGCAACTACAACTTGTATCTCGCCGCTGTGCCCAACGGCGCGAATACCGATCTCTACGCGGGCGCCGTCAACATCTTCAAGTGCAGCCTGGCGGGCGGCGCCTGCAATGGCTGGCTCAATCTCACCCACGTGTACGGCTGCTTCCCGTTCGGCTCTGTCGGCAAAGTGCACCCTGATCAGCACGCGGTGGACTTCTCGCGCACCAATCCGAACGTCATCTACTTCGGAAATGACGGCGGCATTTACCGCACGCTGAACGGGCCCGGGCTGAACATCGGCACGTGCGGGGCGGGCACGAATCCGTTCGACAACCTGAACGCGTCCATCGGTTCGCTTACGCAGATCAACACGTTCTCGCAGCATCCGACCGACCCGACCATCCTGCTCGCGGGCACGCAGGACAACGGTTCGCCTGCCATCGATGGAAGGAACGGCGCGGGCGCGGGCGTCGGCGGCACCGGTGGCACCATCTGGGCAGAAGCTAATGGCGGCGACGGCGGGTTCACGGACATCGATCCAACAGCGCCGAGCAATATTTGGTACACCGCTAACACAGGTGTGAGCGTTCAGCGCTGTCAGGGCTCGCAAAACGATGGCACTCACTGCATTATCCCTGACACCTTCCCCAACATCATCGGCGCCGCGAACGTAAACAACGACAGCAGCTCGTTCTATACGCCGTACATGCTCGATCCGCAGAACTCGGCGCGGCTGATTCTCGGCACGTGCCGAGTGTGGCGTGGGCCGAGCGTCGGCGGAAATGTGAACTGGCCGACGGGGAGTACCGCGAACGCCCTCAGCTTCAACTTCGGCACGGGCGACACGACCACGTGCTCTTCGAGCGCAGACTTCATCTCCGCGCTCGCCGCGGGAGGACCGACAACGGCCGCAGGATCGGAAGTGATCTACGCGGCCACCAGCGGCGGCAGGATCTGGGTGACCACCACAGCATCTGCCGGTCCGGCAAGCTGGGTGGACACCACTGGACCGATCAATCCCAGCCACTTTCCGATCTCCGACGTTTTCGTGGACCGCACCGTGGCCAGCGGCCTGACCGCCTACATCACGGTCATGGGTTTCGGCAGCGCGCACGTGCTCAAGACCGTGAACGGCGGCCAGACGTGGAGCAACATCACCGGCAACCTGCCCGACGCGCCCGCCGACTCGGTTACGGTTGACCCGGTGAACTCCTCCATCGTGTACGTCGGCACCGACGTGGGCGTGTTCATGACGAGCAACAACGGCGCCAACTGGACCGAGTACGGCGCCAACCTGCCCAACGTGCCGGTGTCGCGGCTGCGCACGTTCTCCAATTGCAGCGCGAACCCGCCGATCAGCAAACTGCGCGCTTCCACTTACGGGCGCGGGATGTTCCAGGTGGACCTGGGAAGCGCGCCACAGCCGTCACCCAGCAGCGTGACGTTCGCAAGCCAGCAGGTGAACACGCCCAGCGCCGACCAGATCATTACCCTTACCGCCGGCGCGGTACCTTTCACCATTACGACCAACGCCACCACGGTGACGGGCACGAACGCTTCCGACTTCCCCATCACGGCAAACACGTGCAACGGAACCATCCCAGCCAACACGAGTTGCACGATCACCTTCCACTTCACGCCGGGCAACACGGGCGCGCGCACGGCCACCATGAATATCGCCCCCACCGGCGCTGGCGTTTGCGCGTTGACCATCCCGCTGAGCGGCACCGGCGCCGCCGCGCAGGGACCAGTCACGCCGGTCATCACCTCCATCTCACCGGGAACCAAGGTTGCCGGCACTGGCGCTTTCACCTTGACCGTGAACGGCAGCGGCTTCGCCGCCAACTCAGTGGTGCGCTGGAACGGCGCCGACCGCACCACCCACTTCGTGAGCAGCACGCAGATCACGGCAGACATTCTGGCCGGCGATGTCGCGGCTGCGGGAACCGCGGTGGTACTCGTCAACACACCCTCGGTCGGCCCGTCGGCTTCGGCCGCATTCACCATCACGGCTGCCGCGGTCTTCCCGGCCAACGACACGTTCCCGTTCGCGCAATTGCGCTACTGGCCGCACATCGTGACCGGCATCGGCTACGTGACCAAGATGACGGTCACCAACCTCACCAACGCCAGCAATAACGTGATCGTCTATTTCCTCGACCAGAATGGCAACGTGCTGGAAAGCGACTCGCTCCCGACGCTCGCCGGCGGCGGCACGGCGCGCATCGCCACGCCGGAATCGGCGCGCTTCGGGCCGCTGGGCATCAAGTGGGCGATCGTGAACTCGCAGGCGGCGGTGACCATCAACCTGTTCTTCGAGATCAAGGCCGATCCCAACGCGGTCGCGGTGGTGAACACGATCGGCTTCAACGACTCGCCGCCGCTGACGGCATTCACGGTTCCGGTGGAATTCGAGCCGGCGCCGCCGGGACTGGGCATCGGGCGGACGATCGGCATCGCGGTGGCGAACCCGAACTCCACGCAGGTCACGTTCACGGTGAAGCTGCTCGACTCGAGCGGCAACCAGGTGGCCATTCTCAGCCGCAATGTGCCGGCGCGCGGACAGATCGGCATTGACCTGACCACGTCGCCGGAATTTGCCGCCGCGCTGCCCAACGGCAACTTCCTGGGCAGCATCGCGGTGACCAGCACGGGGGCGGTGTCGGCCATTGCGCTGGAAGACGACTTTGGGCCGTTCTCCGCCATTCCGGTGGTGCCGGGAACGGCGAAGTAGCCGCGCGGGCGAGCGCATCGCCGGCGTGCCGGCGGGCGAGGGCGCCCGTCGCTACATTCTGGACGTCTGTGCTCGCCCACCCTTCGCCAAAGGAAGGCGAAAGGGTGGGGCACCCGCAGTGTGGCGCCAACGCCCGAAAGGCGCTCTGGACGCCGGTTTTCGGGCGCGCCGCCCTGCGCCGGAGCGCCCGGCGGCGCTGTGTTAGAATCCGACAAATTCCGAACAGAACGGACCTGAATGACCCCATCCTCCTCCCCCGCAGGCGCAACCTCGCCCGCTCCGTCGTCCACGGCTTTGCTGAAAACATTGACGGCGCTCGCCTTGGTCGTGGCCTTCTGCGCTGCGGCCTTCGCCTGGTACGAGCGCCGGCATCCGCGGGTGTTCATACAGACGGTGCCGCAGGACGCCTCGTTGCGCGACAAGTTCCTGGCCGCTTACTACTCCACCGACGTGTGGGAGCGCACCTACTGGATGGGCGTCCCATCGCTGCAAACGCCGACCGACAACTGGAGCATGCAGGAGATCCTCTGGGAGATTAAGCCGGACTTCGTCATCGAAACCGGCACCTACAACGGCGGAACGTCCCTTTACTACGCCGCGCTGCTCAGCATCATCGGCGACAAGGGCAAGGTCATCACCGTCGACATTGACGACAGCCGCATCGGCGAAGCCTCGCAGCGCAAGCTCTGGAAAGAGCGCGTGGAATTCATCAAGGGCAGCTCTGTCGATAAGGCCGTGAGCGACCGCATCCGCCGCGAAGTCGAGGGACACTCGGTCGTCGTCACGCTCGACGCGCTGCACACGCGCGACCACGTGTTCAAGGAACTGGAAATCTACTCGCAGCTGGTGCCGGTGGGCAGCTACCTGGTGGTGCAGGACACCTCGGTCGGACATCCGATTCTTGCGGACGCAGGCCCCGGCCCGATGGAGGCCGTGCAGGACTTCCTCAAGACACACGACAACTTCGTGGTGGACCGCAGCCGGGAAAAATTCCTGCTCACGTTCTATCCCTCCGGCTGGCTGAAGCGGGTGCGGTGATCGCGCGCGGCACGTCCTCGCGCGACATGTCCTGTAGAGACGCAGCTGGCTACGTCTCCCGCCCATGATCTCGCCTTCGATCGACAAGGGCGCGAATGCCGGGCGGCCGCGGCCCGAACTCCGCCGCTCCATGGGCCTGGCCACCGCAACGGGCGTGGTCATCGCCAGCATGGTGGGTAACGGGATCTTCACCACCACCGGCCTGATGCTGGGCTTGGTTGGCGCCGGATGGCTCACGCTGGCGGCGTGGGTCGCTGGCGGGGTGGTCGCGCTCGGCGGCGCCATCAGCTATGCCGAGCTGGCGGCGATGATGCCGCGCGCCGGCGGCGAATACGAGTACCTGCGCCGCATCTACGGACCCGGGTGCGCTTTTCTCACCGGCTGGATCAGCTTCTTCGTTGGCTTTTCGGCGCCCATCGCGGCCACGGCGGTGGCTGCGGCGGAGTATCTGGCCGCGGCGGGTTCGCTGCCCGCCGGCGGTTGGCCGCGGAAAGCGGCGGCGCTGGCCATCATCGCCGCGCTCACCGCGATTCACGCGCGCGGACGCGCCCTCGGCGCCTGGTCGCAGAACCTGCTCACCGCGCTCAAGCTGGCGATCATGATCGCGCTGGTGATCGCCGGCTTCACTTCCGGCGCCGGAGACTGGCGCCGCCTCTCATCCGACGCGGGCTTTTTCGCTGCGCCGCGCTGGGGCGGACTGGGACTGACCCTGCTGTTCGCCATGTTCGCCTACAGCGGCTGGAATGGTTCGTCGTACATCGGCGAAGAAGTGCGCGAGCCCGCGAAAACACTGCCGCGCTCGCTGCTGCTGGGAACGGCCAGCGTCATTGTTTTGTATTTCGTGGTGAACGTCTTCTACTTTTATGCTGCGCCCGCTTCCGCCCTGACCGGGAAAGTCGCGGTCGGCGCGGTCGCGGCCCAGGGTCTGTTTGGGGCGCGGGCCGGCGCGTGGCTTTCGGTCATGATCGCCGCGGCGCTGCTTTCGTCGCTCAGCGCCTACGTGCTCACCGGCCCGCGCGTGTACTTCGCCATGGCGCGCGATGGCCTGTTCTTCCCCTTCGCCGCGCGCGTGGACCCGCAGTCGGCAACGCCGGTGGCAGCCATCGTGTTGCAAGGCGTCTGCGCGGCTGTGATGGCGCTTACGGGAACCTTCGAACAGCTGCT
Proteins encoded in this region:
- a CDS encoding choice-of-anchor D domain-containing protein, which codes for MRIGSAGVRVALTCLLLTSSLLAANPRAQRDQDEEAGRDDPEARAAWFLRGRTVMGESAAALRQRAYQQKLALRELRRRQLQQQAAAKSFGDPAGAQQNPDAQVGAAQAGGTGPNWTQLGPRPLISDPTFAVQDYGNVAGRVTSVVVDQSDTTGNTIYVGAANGGVWKSTNAASANPANVTFTPLIEDQATLAVGSIAIKPDNNQVILVGTGETNNSGDSYYGLGILRSTDGGATWSLITSGDGGTHPFRGMGVGRIAFSTDNPNLVVASMSSAATAFGAVAGAGASAEIPGQALRGLYFSNNAGATWSLATANDVAGTASTSSVVYNPQEHLFYAFIRFHGLYSSANGSTWTRLANQPAPAGSGLNGAGVCPAGVGPTTCPIRRGEIAVRPGAQREMYVWYVDLNATDQGIWRTTDGGATWTQLSESGLTSCIDSQGCGTSQGNYNLYLAAVPNGANTDLYAGAVNIFKCSLAGGACNGWLNLTHVYGCFPFGSVGKVHPDQHAVDFSRTNPNVIYFGNDGGIYRTLNGPGLNIGTCGAGTNPFDNLNASIGSLTQINTFSQHPTDPTILLAGTQDNGSPAIDGRNGAGAGVGGTGGTIWAEANGGDGGFTDIDPTAPSNIWYTANTGVSVQRCQGSQNDGTHCIIPDTFPNIIGAANVNNDSSSFYTPYMLDPQNSARLILGTCRVWRGPSVGGNVNWPTGSTANALSFNFGTGDTTTCSSSADFISALAAGGPTTAAGSEVIYAATSGGRIWVTTTASAGPASWVDTTGPINPSHFPISDVFVDRTVASGLTAYITVMGFGSAHVLKTVNGGQTWSNITGNLPDAPADSVTVDPVNSSIVYVGTDVGVFMTSNNGANWTEYGANLPNVPVSRLRTFSNCSANPPISKLRASTYGRGMFQVDLGSAPQPSPSSVTFASQQVNTPSADQIITLTAGAVPFTITTNATTVTGTNASDFPITANTCNGTIPANTSCTITFHFTPGNTGARTATMNIAPTGAGVCALTIPLSGTGAAAQGPVTPVITSISPGTKVAGTGAFTLTVNGSGFAANSVVRWNGADRTTHFVSSTQITADILAGDVAAAGTAVVLVNTPSVGPSASAAFTITAAAVFPANDTFPFAQLRYWPHIVTGIGYVTKMTVTNLTNASNNVIVYFLDQNGNVLESDSLPTLAGGGTARIATPESARFGPLGIKWAIVNSQAAVTINLFFEIKADPNAVAVVNTIGFNDSPPLTAFTVPVEFEPAPPGLGIGRTIGIAVANPNSTQVTFTVKLLDSSGNQVAILSRNVPARGQIGIDLTTSPEFAAALPNGNFLGSIAVTSTGAVSAIALEDDFGPFSAIPVVPGTAK
- a CDS encoding FtsX-like permease family protein; this translates as QDVASDAKIALLGQTVVDNLFHGADPIGQVIRIKQVPITVVGTLVPKGQSPTGQDQDDVILLPITTQQKKVSGVNQARANSVGAMMVQAVSPQAISPAEAEMRSVLRQRHHLQGDQDDDFTIRNLEEVFKAQETSSRVMSILLAAIASVSLIVGGIGIMNIMLVSVTERTREIGIRMAIGATESDVQSQFLIEAVVLSLIGGAIGILFGVGSSFLITQLLSWTVLISPISIVVAVIFSSAVGVFFGFYPARKAARLDPIEALRYE
- a CDS encoding CmcI family methyltransferase — translated: MLKTLTALALVVAFCAAAFAWYERRHPRVFIQTVPQDASLRDKFLAAYYSTDVWERTYWMGVPSLQTPTDNWSMQEILWEIKPDFVIETGTYNGGTSLYYAALLSIIGDKGKVITVDIDDSRIGEASQRKLWKERVEFIKGSSVDKAVSDRIRREVEGHSVVVTLDALHTRDHVFKELEIYSQLVPVGSYLVVQDTSVGHPILADAGPGPMEAVQDFLKTHDNFVVDRSREKFLLTFYPSGWLKRVR
- a CDS encoding transposase yields the protein MFVTFSTRRFEILPPTARDIVLECCLREAETRIDLIVVVVMPEHVHMLLTPRMDQTGAPYSIPEIMQSIKGVSAHRINKLLRRQGPVWQQESFDHVPRRAQSVNVRVEYVRQNPVRRGLANKPEEYRWLWVKPGLR
- a CDS encoding amino acid permease, yielding MISPSIDKGANAGRPRPELRRSMGLATATGVVIASMVGNGIFTTTGLMLGLVGAGWLTLAAWVAGGVVALGGAISYAELAAMMPRAGGEYEYLRRIYGPGCAFLTGWISFFVGFSAPIAATAVAAAEYLAAAGSLPAGGWPRKAAALAIIAALTAIHARGRALGAWSQNLLTALKLAIMIALVIAGFTSGAGDWRRLSSDAGFFAAPRWGGLGLTLLFAMFAYSGWNGSSYIGEEVREPAKTLPRSLLLGTASVIVLYFVVNVFYFYAAPASALTGKVAVGAVAAQGLFGARAGAWLSVMIAAALLSSLSAYVLTGPRVYFAMARDGLFFPFAARVDPQSATPVAAIVLQGVCAAVMALTGTFEQLLTYIAFALGIFPWMAVLGVILLRRREPAAARPYRCWGYPLAPLVYLVASAATMVVAFMGRPGPSLFAIGTGLVGIPIYYFGFRRPPTQKS